The Alligator mississippiensis isolate rAllMis1 chromosome 14, rAllMis1, whole genome shotgun sequence DNA segment GACCACTTTCTACAGAGGCAGAGACACCACCAACAACTGGTTTAATTAAACCAGGAAATGTATCCATCAGTCCTGAAAGTAAAATAGGAAACAGATCTCCTATACATTCATACCAATCAGGCAAACTTGACTTGTACAGTGCTGAAAGACCAGTCAGTAGCGTAATACCTCCTGTCAGTGGAGAAATGGAGCCCCGCAATGATGCTAGCTGGATAGCTGCTGTGGTCATTGGCATAATTTTGATTGCTATGATGGTAGCTATTGTTATAATTCTCCTATGTAAGTGTGCCAAAAAACCATCTCTAACTAATTCAAACTGGGCTGGCCGCTCCCCATTTGCTGATGGACAAACACCGGATGTCTTTGTGGAATCGGACCAGGCCACAAAACGTGCATCAGTTTTTTCTATCTTGCCTTGGATATATAACAAAACCACACACTTATCGAATGATTGTCATGCATCTGAACAGAGCTGTGATGCACAGCATACAGCTACCCTGTCTCTCCCTCCTGTACAGGATGGACCCAGATCACCAGCACACAGCAATCCAGTTTCTCCTTCAAGTGATATAAATGTGCCCCCACCTCCTGTTTCAGAAGAACAGAGCCCTTGCAACCCTCCACCCGACACAATTCCTCCCCTACCAGAGTCACCAGatatgccactgccaccagactGGATGCAGGAACTTCCTGAGATTCATTCCTCTGAGATCAGCAATGGCACAGAGAATAAACTGGAGGCAGAGAACCCATTTCCCCCACCTCCTGATTTGACACATCAAGATGAAAACGAACCACTACCACCACCTTTGCCTGAAGAACCTTTACAAATTGCCGAGTTTGCTGTCGAACACACTTCATGCTTACCTTAAAAGGGACGTTTTAAAGCCAACAAATATGAGAAGTTGGTGGGATCACGGACTGTGAAGCCACAGCTGCATTAAACTTTAGCATTTCACAAGTGGGAACCTAAAGAGATTTGGCTTGAAGCTAATCACTTCAATACATGGTGCGGATAGCAGCAACTATGCAAAGTCTATTTTCACGTGTTTAAAGCTACAAACCAAAAAATATTACACGCAACTTTCAAAGCGCAACGAGTAAAGCTTTTTAGGAAGGTACAGTTTACTAGGCTGTATAACTAAATCTAACAAAGGCACCTTAGCAGCACACTTTTTTTATATTCTTGTTAACTTTTAATAAAAGGGCTTTAATACGAAGTTGTCTTGGTGACTTGTAAAAATACAACTGAATTTATTGGATAAGGCCAGATTAAAAACCAAATCCCAATGTTTGGGCAGACCAATAACTACTATATGCTATTCATGAGTGGCTAGGTCCATTTATAGTAAATGAGTTATTTCTACGTCACAAGCAAGTTGTGCATTTTACAGTCAGTCATCAATAACATCCATGCGAAAAGGGGGACCCCTTCTGATTTTTCTTTATTGAAAAATGATCTAAAATCTGAACAAGTCTCTCTCAATCTTGGACTTTCTGCAGCATTGAGAACTTAGGTTTTCACATCCAGCTGAAAGAGAAACTACTGTTAAGAACCTTTCTTTCTGGCACAAGTGTAAAATAGATCGACTATGTTTCGAAGgattgtttatttaaaaaaaaaaaaggcaagaatattttatatttgCAGCTTAGCAGACAAGGAAGTTAGCTGGCTGTAGGTCTCT contains these protein-coding regions:
- the EVI2B gene encoding protein EVI2B; translated protein: MEPRNDASWIAAVVIGIILIAMMVAIVIILLCKCAKKPSLTNSNWAGRSPFADGQTPDVFVESDQATKRASVFSILPWIYNKTTHLSNDCHASEQSCDAQHTATLSLPPVQDGPRSPAHSNPVSPSSDINVPPPPVSEEQSPCNPPPDTIPPLPESPDMPLPPDWMQELPEIHSSEISNGTENKLEAENPFPPPPDLTHQDENEPLPPPLPEEPLQIAEFAVEHTSCLP